A DNA window from Thiothrix subterranea contains the following coding sequences:
- a CDS encoding DUF1788 domain-containing protein, protein MHNLTYLQNRLDLILKRLEDPRFLRNDGLGNEIGFWLFDYPPEYEVQVRQHITLLVDKLEKRSRRFACVNIFQMLIGLLESRGLLERTFERERQVGTDTLRKTLAGPLSQDKVARYMTEHILPEKQEFVILWGLGSAWPLVRGHELLSALQDVMDKTPLLLFYPGTYSGQDLHPFGLVESRNYYRAFKLVPEDGKTA, encoded by the coding sequence ATGCACAATCTGACTTACTTGCAGAACCGGCTTGACCTGATCCTGAAACGGTTGGAAGACCCGCGTTTCCTGCGTAATGACGGGCTGGGCAATGAAATCGGTTTCTGGCTGTTTGACTACCCGCCCGAGTATGAAGTGCAGGTACGGCAACATATTACGCTGTTGGTGGATAAACTCGAAAAACGTAGTCGCCGGTTTGCCTGCGTAAACATTTTTCAGATGCTGATTGGGTTGTTGGAATCTCGTGGCTTGCTGGAGCGTACCTTCGAGCGGGAACGTCAGGTGGGCACCGATACCTTGCGTAAAACGCTGGCTGGCCCGCTCAGTCAGGATAAAGTAGCACGTTACATGACTGAACACATACTGCCTGAGAAGCAGGAATTCGTGATCTTGTGGGGATTAGGTAGCGCATGGCCGCTAGTGCGCGGACATGAATTACTGAGTGCCCTACAGGATGTGATGGACAAAACCCCGTTGCTGCTGTTTTACCCCGGCACGTATAGCGGGCAGGATTTGCACCCCTTCGGGCTGGTAGAATCACGCAATTATTACCGCGCTTTCAAGTTGGTACCGGAAGACGGCAAAACGGCATAA
- a CDS encoding BrxA family protein: MIDLVDKIESVLTLNANDYLGDLIGGGLLIAESRTVAATLLQHLPEADWKRLFEVENVLQKPSRHSSIRYARAIRRRLAPLGEDFIRALLQATGQEYVQMLLLAVLIHSPILADFMRLAVMEHKRLYKPALSADSWNFFIAERLGVMPDLGNFSASTLNKIGTNAVRVLVESGYLNSNRQREFQPVYLLPEVRQWLLALNHPELEGVMECTI; this comes from the coding sequence GTGATCGACTTGGTAGATAAGATTGAAAGTGTGCTAACCCTGAATGCCAACGACTATCTGGGCGACCTTATCGGCGGCGGCTTATTGATTGCCGAAAGCCGTACTGTTGCCGCTACCTTGTTGCAACACTTACCCGAAGCAGACTGGAAACGCCTGTTCGAGGTGGAGAACGTCTTGCAAAAACCCTCCCGCCATTCATCCATTCGTTATGCCCGTGCCATCCGCAGACGGCTTGCACCGCTGGGGGAGGATTTTATTCGCGCCCTGCTGCAAGCGACAGGCCAAGAATACGTGCAAATGTTGCTGCTTGCCGTCCTGATCCATTCGCCCATATTGGCGGATTTCATGCGGTTAGCGGTGATGGAACATAAACGGCTCTATAAACCGGCACTTTCTGCTGATTCATGGAATTTTTTTATTGCGGAGCGGCTGGGAGTAATGCCAGACTTGGGGAATTTTTCTGCCTCAACCCTGAACAAAATTGGCACAAATGCAGTCAGAGTACTGGTTGAAAGTGGCTACCTGAATTCCAATCGTCAGCGTGAATTCCAGCCTGTCTACCTGCTACCTGAAGTGCGCCAATGGTTATTGGCGCTCAACCACCCTGAGCTAGAAGGCGTTATGGAATGCACAATCTGA
- a CDS encoding ProQ/FinO family protein, with translation MNTPGNTPKRPILSLKNRPKGNTCTLYAPTSHAKPANSPEPKSSDAAANLLGEWLSQQSPTWCNHLPLKLGIIEDIYNLLGDDSPYSKRVIHKTLRWHTSRTQYLRNVLQHTQRYGLDGQPAGEVTTTQRQHAQNELNKRHKKAGQ, from the coding sequence ATGAACACCCCAGGCAACACGCCCAAACGCCCCATCTTGAGCCTGAAGAATAGGCCCAAAGGCAACACATGCACGCTTTACGCACCAACGTCCCATGCCAAACCCGCCAATTCCCCTGAACCCAAAAGCTCCGACGCAGCAGCCAACCTCTTGGGTGAATGGCTCAGCCAACAATCCCCCACTTGGTGCAACCACCTCCCCCTCAAACTCGGCATCATCGAGGACATCTACAACCTACTGGGAGATGACTCCCCCTACTCCAAGCGTGTCATCCACAAAACCCTGCGCTGGCATACCTCCCGCACCCAATACCTGCGCAATGTCCTGCAACACACCCAACGCTACGGGCTGGATGGGCAACCAGCCGGTGAAGTAACCACAACCCAACGCCAACACGCCCAAAACGAACTGAATAAAAGGCACAAAAAAGCTGGTCAATAA
- a CDS encoding tyrosine-type recombinase/integrase produces the protein MRNFQSFDDLINLYTRERTPSKAMVQQLGVVTRSFRQFAKVHHLDDIQRNHLLEWKQHLLNERQVTVTSYNNYLRHFKTLLNFAGEMGWDGTVVMKGIRRLPEHKKKKRTLTNESVQKIIGYLHQPQQHNMPGWFWEAVVKTLYYTGMRRRQLVGLCWGDIDRQHSTIMLRAENSKTREEWSIPVAPPLQAVFDELARLTQARLGRMFRTDEQVFNLPLFKSGYKGKVMTVEHVSAAFRRIRENTGIEVSPHRFRHTFATKLAKQGKIRDLQQMMGHSDVRTTLGYVQPDLNNMRQMLGGLGEI, from the coding sequence ATGCGAAATTTTCAATCATTTGATGATTTAATAAACTTGTACACCCGTGAACGCACCCCTTCAAAAGCCATGGTGCAACAGCTTGGGGTTGTGACCAGATCTTTCCGCCAATTTGCCAAAGTGCATCACCTGGACGACATCCAACGTAATCATCTGCTGGAATGGAAGCAGCATCTGCTCAATGAACGCCAAGTCACAGTAACAAGCTACAACAACTACCTGCGCCACTTTAAAACACTGCTGAACTTTGCCGGAGAAATGGGCTGGGATGGTACGGTAGTGATGAAAGGCATCCGCCGCCTTCCCGAACACAAAAAGAAAAAGCGCACACTCACCAACGAATCTGTGCAGAAAATTATTGGCTACCTGCACCAACCACAACAGCACAACATGCCGGGGTGGTTCTGGGAAGCCGTCGTCAAAACGCTCTACTACACCGGAATGCGGCGGCGGCAACTGGTCGGTCTGTGCTGGGGCGACATTGACCGCCAACACAGCACCATCATGTTGCGTGCTGAGAACAGCAAAACCCGCGAAGAATGGAGCATCCCTGTTGCCCCGCCGTTGCAGGCTGTCTTCGACGAACTGGCTCGCCTCACCCAAGCCCGCCTGGGCAGGATGTTCCGTACTGATGAGCAAGTATTCAACCTTCCCCTGTTCAAGTCTGGCTACAAAGGCAAAGTAATGACGGTGGAACATGTGTCCGCTGCTTTCCGCCGTATCCGTGAAAATACCGGGATTGAGGTCAGTCCACATCGCTTTCGTCACACATTTGCCACAAAACTGGCAAAACAGGGTAAAATACGCGACCTGCAACAAATGATGGGGCACAGCGATGTACGCACTACTTTAGGTTATGTTCAGCCTGACCTGAATAATATGCGGCAAATGCTGGGGGGATTAGGGGAAATTTAA
- a CDS encoding nickel-dependent hydrogenase large subunit, producing MTERVVVDPITRIEGHLRIEAQMNGNTIEQAYSAGTMVRGIEIILRGRDPRDAWAYAQRICGVCTLVHGIASVRSVEDALNYSIPPNAQLIRNLMIAAQYVHDHVMHFYHLHALDWVDVVSALKADPKATSELAQKISPSWPNSSAGYFADQQAKLKKFVEAGQLGIFAKAYWGHPAYKLPPEANLMAVSHYLEALAWQRDVVKLHTIFGGKNPHPNFLVGGVPCPIDLNSDSALNMKRLSQVQDIIKKMQVFVDQVYVPDTLAIASFYKDWFKQGEGLGNFMTYGDFPEKGMDDPASFLIPSGVILNRDLSKIHPVDLNAEDQIQEFIAHSWYDYSEGKDKGLHPYAGETELNYTGPKPPYKQLEVDQSYSWMKSPRWKGQAVEVGPLARVLMLYATGHEHTKSLVDYTLKYLDVPVDALYSTMGRTAARTLETKIIADKMQTWFDHLIANIKAGDTKTFNETLWEPSSWPSKAQGVGYMEAPRGALAHWIVIKDQKIANYQAVVPSTWNAGPRDVQNQAGAYEASLQGHVLHDPKQPVEILRTIHSFDPCIACAVHVTDPDGEELIKVNVQ from the coding sequence ATGACTGAACGTGTCGTTGTCGACCCCATCACCCGCATCGAAGGCCACTTGCGTATCGAAGCGCAAATGAACGGCAACACCATCGAACAGGCGTATTCCGCCGGGACTATGGTGCGCGGTATTGAAATCATCCTGCGCGGACGTGACCCGCGTGACGCGTGGGCGTATGCGCAACGCATTTGCGGCGTGTGTACGCTGGTGCATGGCATTGCCTCGGTGCGCTCGGTGGAAGATGCGCTGAATTACAGCATTCCGCCCAATGCGCAACTGATCCGCAACCTGATGATCGCGGCGCAATACGTGCATGACCACGTAATGCACTTCTACCATTTGCACGCGCTCGACTGGGTGGATGTGGTATCCGCGCTCAAAGCCGACCCCAAAGCCACGTCTGAGTTGGCGCAAAAGATTTCCCCAAGCTGGCCGAATTCTTCCGCCGGTTATTTTGCCGACCAACAAGCCAAGCTGAAAAAGTTTGTGGAAGCGGGGCAGTTGGGCATTTTTGCCAAGGCGTATTGGGGACATCCCGCCTACAAACTGCCACCCGAAGCCAACTTGATGGCAGTGTCGCATTACCTCGAAGCCCTTGCATGGCAGCGCGATGTGGTGAAATTGCACACCATTTTCGGTGGTAAGAATCCGCACCCCAACTTCCTCGTCGGTGGTGTGCCTTGCCCGATTGATCTGAATTCCGATTCCGCCCTCAATATGAAACGCCTGTCGCAAGTGCAGGACATCATTAAGAAAATGCAGGTGTTCGTCGATCAGGTCTACGTGCCGGATACGTTGGCGATTGCCAGTTTTTACAAGGATTGGTTCAAGCAGGGCGAAGGCTTGGGTAACTTCATGACCTATGGCGATTTCCCCGAAAAAGGCATGGATGACCCCGCGTCGTTCCTGATTCCTTCCGGCGTAATTCTTAACCGTGATTTGTCGAAAATACATCCGGTTGACCTGAATGCCGAAGACCAGATTCAGGAGTTCATTGCACACTCTTGGTACGACTACAGCGAGGGCAAAGACAAAGGCTTGCATCCTTACGCGGGTGAAACCGAGCTGAATTACACCGGCCCTAAACCGCCGTATAAGCAACTGGAAGTCGATCAGTCGTATTCGTGGATGAAATCGCCGCGCTGGAAAGGGCAGGCGGTCGAAGTGGGACCATTGGCGCGGGTGTTGATGTTGTATGCCACCGGGCACGAACACACTAAATCGCTGGTCGATTACACCCTGAAATATCTGGATGTGCCAGTGGATGCGCTGTATTCCACGATGGGGCGCACGGCAGCTCGCACGCTGGAAACCAAGATCATTGCTGACAAGATGCAGACGTGGTTTGATCATTTAATTGCCAATATCAAGGCGGGCGATACCAAAACCTTCAACGAAACCTTGTGGGAGCCGTCAAGCTGGCCTTCCAAAGCGCAAGGCGTGGGTTACATGGAAGCACCGCGTGGCGCACTGGCGCACTGGATTGTGATTAAGGATCAGAAGATTGCCAACTATCAGGCTGTCGTTCCGAGTACGTGGAATGCGGGGCCGCGTGATGTGCAAAATCAAGCGGGGGCGTATGAAGCGTCATTGCAAGGTCATGTGTTGCATGATCCGAAGCAACCGGTGGAGATTTTGCGCACCATTCATAGTTTCGACCCATGCATTGCCTGCGCGGTGCATGTGACTGACCCGGATGGGGAAGAGTTAATTAAGGTGAATGTGCAGTAA
- a CDS encoding (Fe-S)-binding protein, translating into MSTLTLERGINAFKAQIDAPMASFFSSCVSCGMCADACLFYTENPEPRFTPIYKLEPLRRVWEQEYTLIGKLKAKLGLSKPVTDAELTEWQELVYNNCSLCGRCTLICPVGNDITYMIRRMREGMVASGHAPEGLIGASTRAVQIGSPMGVKLPALQAQVRHLEKSSGLTVPFDKEGAEYLLMLSSMEIMNYPEYLGAVAKILTNAGKTWTLSSECFEATNSGIQIGSSDIARELVSRVVAAAEKLKVKTVISPECGHAYTALRWDGPNLIGRPYTFAAKHIVEVLDELRAAGLLQTEGSEESKLTFHDPCQLVRRGGVVEQPRNLLNMVAKNFVEMADHGTLNWCCGAGGGVSANEDAEAVKMKAFQRKKKQLDELHVDTLVTACANCRIQLEEGMEVNQMDIPVLGLTEMIAEHLKERKGGAA; encoded by the coding sequence ATGAGTACGTTGACACTCGAACGCGGCATTAACGCTTTCAAAGCGCAAATTGATGCACCGATGGCAAGTTTCTTCAGCTCCTGCGTGTCGTGCGGAATGTGTGCTGATGCTTGTCTGTTCTACACCGAAAACCCTGAGCCGCGTTTCACACCCATCTACAAACTCGAACCGTTGCGGCGCGTGTGGGAACAGGAATACACCCTGATCGGCAAGCTCAAAGCCAAGCTGGGTTTAAGTAAACCCGTTACCGATGCTGAACTCACCGAATGGCAGGAACTGGTTTACAACAATTGTTCCTTGTGCGGACGTTGTACCCTGATTTGCCCGGTCGGCAATGACATTACTTACATGATTCGTCGGATGCGCGAAGGCATGGTGGCTTCGGGTCATGCACCCGAAGGTTTGATTGGCGCATCCACCCGTGCGGTACAAATCGGCAGCCCAATGGGGGTCAAGCTCCCCGCCTTGCAAGCCCAAGTCCGCCATCTGGAAAAATCCAGTGGGTTGACAGTGCCATTCGACAAGGAAGGCGCGGAATATTTGCTGATGCTGTCGTCGATGGAGATTATGAACTACCCCGAATACTTGGGGGCGGTTGCCAAAATCCTCACCAATGCAGGCAAAACCTGGACGTTGAGCAGCGAATGCTTTGAAGCCACCAATTCCGGTATCCAAATCGGTTCGTCCGACATTGCGCGGGAATTGGTGAGCCGGGTTGTGGCTGCTGCCGAAAAGCTCAAGGTGAAAACCGTGATCAGCCCTGAATGCGGGCACGCTTACACCGCGCTGCGTTGGGACGGGCCTAATCTAATCGGTCGCCCTTACACCTTTGCCGCCAAACACATCGTTGAAGTGCTGGATGAATTACGCGCCGCAGGCTTGCTGCAAACCGAAGGTTCTGAGGAGTCCAAACTCACGTTCCACGACCCGTGCCAATTGGTGCGCCGTGGCGGTGTGGTCGAGCAGCCGCGCAATTTGCTGAATATGGTGGCGAAAAACTTCGTGGAAATGGCGGATCACGGCACGCTTAACTGGTGTTGCGGTGCAGGCGGTGGCGTGAGTGCCAACGAAGACGCGGAAGCAGTGAAAATGAAAGCCTTCCAGCGCAAGAAAAAGCAACTGGACGAACTGCATGTGGATACGCTGGTAACAGCGTGCGCTAACTGCCGCATCCAGTTGGAAGAGGGCATGGAAGTTAACCAGATGGATATCCCCGTGTTGGGCTTGACCGAAATGATTGCCGAACACTTGAAGGAACGGAAAGGAGGTGCAGCATGA
- a CDS encoding hydrogenase small subunit encodes MQTPSPYDQTLGEHLRSQGISRRGFLKFCGLLASSMALAPAMIPKIAAALEQAKRPSVIWLSFQECTGCTESLTRSHSPSLEGLIFDAISLDYHHTLQAASGDAAEHAREEAMKAHYGKYVLVVDGSIPLDNPGYSTIAGISNLDMLKETAAGAAAIIAVGTCSAYGGLPKADPNPTGAVSVSDIIKDKPIINVPGCPPIPVVITGVIAHFLTFGLPELDSLGRPKAFYGQNIHDRCYRRPFYDRGLFAETFDDEGAKAGWCLYKLGCKGPVTYNACATTKWNDGTSFPIESGHGCIGCSEPNFWDFGGFYKALSIPTGTSGQNVVYAAAAGIAAGVAIGAMNKKSKTEAASSHQTVTVEELNQESVS; translated from the coding sequence ATGCAAACACCTAGTCCTTATGATCAAACCCTAGGCGAACACCTGCGCTCGCAGGGTATTTCGCGGCGGGGTTTCCTGAAATTCTGTGGCCTGCTGGCTTCCAGTATGGCCTTGGCTCCGGCAATGATTCCGAAAATCGCCGCTGCCCTTGAACAGGCAAAACGCCCTTCGGTGATCTGGCTGTCCTTTCAGGAATGCACGGGTTGCACCGAATCCTTAACCCGTTCGCACAGCCCCAGTCTCGAAGGGCTGATCTTTGACGCGATTTCCTTGGATTACCATCATACCTTGCAAGCCGCTTCTGGCGATGCTGCCGAACACGCGCGTGAAGAGGCGATGAAAGCGCATTACGGCAAATACGTGTTGGTGGTGGATGGCTCGATTCCGCTGGATAACCCCGGTTACTCCACCATTGCGGGCATCAGCAATCTGGATATGTTGAAAGAAACCGCTGCCGGTGCTGCTGCCATTATTGCAGTCGGCACGTGTTCTGCCTACGGTGGTTTGCCGAAGGCTGATCCGAATCCAACAGGTGCGGTGTCTGTATCCGACATTATTAAAGACAAACCGATTATCAACGTCCCCGGTTGTCCGCCGATTCCGGTGGTGATTACCGGCGTGATTGCCCATTTCCTAACCTTCGGGCTGCCCGAACTGGATAGTTTGGGTCGTCCGAAGGCTTTTTACGGGCAAAACATCCACGACCGTTGCTACCGCCGTCCGTTTTACGATCGCGGCCTGTTTGCGGAAACCTTTGATGACGAAGGCGCGAAAGCAGGCTGGTGTTTGTACAAACTCGGTTGCAAAGGGCCTGTGACCTACAACGCTTGCGCTACTACCAAATGGAACGATGGCACGAGCTTCCCGATTGAATCCGGGCATGGTTGCATTGGCTGTTCCGAACCCAATTTCTGGGATTTCGGTGGCTTTTACAAGGCACTGTCCATTCCGACGGGCACATCGGGTCAGAACGTGGTGTATGCCGCTGCCGCCGGTATTGCTGCTGGGGTTGCCATCGGTGCAATGAACAAAAAATCCAAGACGGAGGCGGCAAGTTCACACCAAACCGTGACCGTTGAGGAATTGAATCAGGAGTCAGTGTCATGA
- a CDS encoding hydrogenase expression/formation C-terminal domain-containing protein — translation MSLNAIPVHTETVATGNLRPVMHEIRHALSELIAHGTHGMIDLHSLPFSPQEYTELDEFLGEGEIDLTLNVLGKTRLRESGYAGIWRIEHFDDNDKRIGYFIEIGHVPEILRSQCDDIKEGLAAMTTILAMEEDNNEDANT, via the coding sequence ATGAGTTTAAATGCTATTCCTGTTCACACCGAAACCGTTGCTACTGGCAATTTGCGCCCCGTCATGCACGAAATCCGCCATGCGCTTAGCGAATTAATCGCGCATGGCACTCACGGCATGATCGACCTGCACAGCTTGCCGTTCTCCCCGCAGGAATACACTGAACTCGACGAATTTTTAGGGGAAGGCGAAATCGACCTTACCCTCAATGTGCTGGGCAAAACCCGTTTACGCGAAAGCGGTTACGCGGGTATCTGGCGCATTGAGCACTTTGACGACAACGACAAACGTATCGGTTATTTCATCGAAATTGGTCATGTGCCGGAAATCCTGCGTTCCCAATGCGACGACATTAAGGAAGGCTTGGCGGCAATGACCACAATTCTGGCGATGGAGGAAGACAATAATGAGGATGCAAACACCTAG
- a CDS encoding HyaD/HybD family hydrogenase maturation endopeptidase: MLVLGIGNSLLQDEGIGIHLLHFMQKHFSAFPDVTYLDGGTLSFTLASEIEEHDHLLVLDAVELHAKPGTLCCYENEAMDHFLGTAKRSAHEVGLLDLMDIARLTGHLPPHRALVGIQYQTFGWGEQPTLRVKHNIPLAGRLAANILQKWEFAAHPPCIPHHAPKLEIVS; this comes from the coding sequence ATGTTGGTATTAGGTATTGGCAATAGTCTGCTGCAAGACGAAGGCATTGGGATTCACCTCTTGCATTTTATGCAGAAACATTTTTCGGCATTCCCGGATGTCACGTATCTGGATGGCGGAACGCTAAGCTTCACCCTTGCCAGCGAGATTGAAGAACACGATCACTTGCTGGTGTTGGATGCAGTAGAATTACACGCTAAACCTGGCACACTGTGTTGCTACGAAAATGAGGCGATGGATCATTTTCTCGGCACAGCCAAACGCAGTGCACACGAAGTCGGTTTGCTGGATTTGATGGACATTGCGCGCCTGACCGGGCATTTGCCGCCACACCGCGCTTTGGTCGGGATTCAATACCAAACGTTTGGGTGGGGGGAACAACCTACCCTCAGAGTCAAACACAATATTCCACTGGCAGGTCGTCTGGCTGCTAATATCTTACAAAAGTGGGAGTTTGCAGCGCATCCACCCTGCATCCCCCATCACGCACCTAAGTTGGAGATAGTTTCATGA
- a CDS encoding AI-2E family transporter encodes MLPNNDNTNVGLLPSPIPRQAPVRWEHILPLLTRLLVWGIILGLLTLLSSFFALIFLTFVFAYLQSGIVDVLTRRMRWLRVPVVVLVGGLFLGAIITVSLFLAPKVYQQATGFAKGFFVYMETIDTEVLNLAERYPLLQEAIPELRRPPAPVQPSSGIPEWAAPVAPVQNGVAVTGGVVEQPAIQRTFSESPTGLLVGLLTGKEKSVDSREAVKVALDQLTNLSRQALAILTTFLLALLFAFLIVLDLPHLAASVRDLENTRLRFIYVEVADNIYQFGKVLGHAMQAQFYIACVNTVLTAIGLHVLGMGEHMAFLSVLVFLFSFVPVAGVFISSVPICLIALNMGGVNLMLLGVAMITIIHLIEGYILNPLIYGARLRVNPVIVLIILTVGGKLFHIWGLILGLPVCIYLFGHAIRYRKSPFS; translated from the coding sequence ATGCTACCCAATAATGACAATACTAACGTGGGGTTGTTGCCTAGCCCGATACCCCGTCAAGCGCCGGTGCGTTGGGAACATATTTTGCCGCTGTTAACCCGGTTGTTGGTGTGGGGAATTATTCTCGGTTTGTTGACCTTGCTCAGTTCCTTTTTTGCACTGATTTTTCTGACATTTGTGTTTGCTTACCTGCAATCGGGGATTGTGGATGTGTTAACCCGGCGAATGCGCTGGCTACGCGTGCCAGTGGTGGTGCTGGTCGGCGGGCTGTTTTTGGGGGCAATCATCACGGTCAGTTTATTTTTAGCACCCAAGGTTTACCAGCAAGCCACCGGATTCGCCAAGGGCTTTTTCGTGTACATGGAAACCATTGATACCGAAGTGCTGAATCTGGCGGAGCGTTACCCCTTATTGCAAGAGGCTATCCCGGAGTTGCGCCGCCCGCCAGCCCCCGTGCAACCGAGTTCGGGGATTCCTGAATGGGCCGCGCCAGTAGCGCCAGTACAAAATGGTGTTGCTGTCACTGGCGGTGTGGTAGAGCAGCCTGCAATACAACGGACGTTTAGTGAGTCGCCCACGGGTTTGTTAGTGGGATTACTGACCGGCAAAGAAAAATCCGTCGATAGCAGGGAAGCGGTGAAAGTGGCGCTCGATCAACTCACCAATCTCAGCCGTCAAGCCTTGGCAATTTTGACAACATTCTTGCTGGCCTTGTTGTTTGCGTTTTTGATCGTGTTGGATTTGCCGCATTTGGCGGCAAGTGTGCGTGATTTAGAAAATACCCGTTTGCGCTTCATTTATGTGGAAGTGGCCGACAATATTTACCAGTTTGGCAAGGTGTTGGGTCACGCGATGCAGGCACAGTTTTACATTGCGTGCGTGAATACGGTGTTGACGGCGATTGGTTTGCATGTGTTGGGCATGGGTGAACACATGGCATTTTTGTCGGTGTTGGTGTTCCTGTTTAGTTTTGTGCCGGTCGCGGGGGTGTTTATCAGTTCTGTCCCGATTTGTTTGATTGCCTTGAATATGGGGGGCGTGAATTTGATGTTGTTGGGGGTTGCGATGATTACCATCATCCACTTGATCGAGGGATATATCCTGAATCCGCTCATTTACGGGGCGCGGTTGCGGGTGAACCCGGTGATTGTGCTGATTATCCTCACAGTGGGCGGTAAGTTATTCCACATTTGGGGGCTGATTTTGGGGTTGCCGGTATGCATTTACTTGTTTGGTCACGCGATTCGTTACCGGAAATCACCCTTTTCCTAA
- the def gene encoding peptide deformylase: MPEIPRILPIAAADEPILHQPAHAVADVSTPAIQRLLDDMLVTLQAANGVGIAAPQVFAPLRIIIVASRPNPRYPDAPLMSPIAMLNPEILWQSDTTCSGWEGCLSVPDTRAQVKRAERLRISYLTRTGERVEATYSGFVARIIQHECDHLDGILFPERLEDPSETVSEAVFQALQNAKTHP, translated from the coding sequence ATGCCAGAAATCCCCCGTATTTTACCGATTGCCGCTGCTGATGAACCGATCTTGCATCAGCCCGCCCATGCCGTAGCCGATGTCAGCACTCCCGCCATCCAACGCTTGCTGGATGACATGCTGGTAACGTTGCAAGCCGCTAACGGGGTAGGCATTGCTGCGCCGCAAGTGTTCGCACCCTTACGGATTATTATCGTGGCATCACGCCCGAATCCACGTTACCCCGATGCGCCGTTGATGTCGCCCATCGCCATGCTCAACCCGGAAATCCTCTGGCAATCCGACACCACTTGCAGCGGCTGGGAAGGCTGTTTGAGCGTACCCGACACACGGGCGCAGGTAAAACGTGCCGAACGCTTACGCATAAGCTATCTGACACGGACAGGCGAACGGGTGGAAGCGACATACAGCGGCTTCGTGGCACGCATTATTCAACACGAATGCGATCATCTGGATGGCATTTTATTCCCAGAGCGTTTGGAAGACCCCAGCGAAACAGTCAGCGAGGCTGTGTTTCAAGCGTTACAAAATGCTAAAACACACCCCTAA
- a CDS encoding type II toxin-antitoxin system TacA family antitoxin, with translation MTVATLPDSKATPLNIRIRQEQRSLIERAAAALDKTVSDFVRDAALREATNALLDKTVFCLNADAWAKFNAALDTPPASNPRLQDLMSRQPVWAK, from the coding sequence ATGACAGTAGCAACCTTACCTGACAGCAAAGCGACCCCGCTTAACATCCGCATTCGACAGGAACAGCGTAGCCTGATTGAGCGGGCAGCAGCAGCACTGGATAAAACGGTATCAGATTTTGTGCGCGATGCCGCCTTGCGTGAAGCAACCAATGCCTTGCTAGACAAAACCGTGTTCTGTCTCAACGCTGATGCTTGGGCAAAATTCAATGCCGCCCTTGATACGCCACCTGCCAGCAATCCGCGCTTGCAAGACCTGATGTCACGCCAGCCTGTATGGGCGAAATGA
- a CDS encoding GNAT family N-acetyltransferase — translation MSVIRPPEPLRAQHEVDSFCCGEEVLDEWLQRRALKNEALGASRTFVACIEQRVVGYYALAAGSVTHSMVSSKVRRNMPEPIPAVVLARLAIDKDWQGRGLGYSLLQDALLRCHAAAGYIGARVLLVHALTDDAKRFYEHFGFRASPIDERMLMLLLNEIAA, via the coding sequence ATGAGCGTGATACGCCCGCCAGAACCGCTACGGGCACAGCATGAAGTAGACAGCTTCTGCTGTGGTGAAGAGGTATTGGATGAATGGCTGCAACGGCGGGCGTTGAAGAATGAAGCCTTGGGCGCATCCCGTACCTTTGTGGCTTGTATCGAGCAGCGCGTGGTTGGGTATTATGCTTTGGCGGCTGGCTCTGTCACGCATTCAATGGTTTCCAGCAAAGTCAGGCGCAATATGCCTGAGCCTATACCGGCGGTAGTGCTGGCACGTTTGGCTATTGATAAGGACTGGCAAGGGCGAGGTTTGGGCTATTCGCTGTTGCAGGATGCGTTATTACGCTGCCATGCGGCGGCTGGTTACATTGGCGCACGGGTCTTGCTGGTTCATGCACTAACTGATGATGCCAAACGGTTTTACGAGCATTTCGGGTTCAGGGCTTCGCCAATTGATGAACGGATGCTGATGTTGCTACTGAATGAGATTGCCGCGTGA